Proteins from a genomic interval of Acetobacterium woodii DSM 1030:
- a CDS encoding class I SAM-dependent methyltransferase, with the protein MNNEKVKELTQKHFDETAGDYNTSHDGKFVKCMYDEILERIVAINPETVLDLGCGNGNVLKKIMDISNAKLFGLDLSPKMIESAQKKLGEKVTLEVGDAEKLPYAENQFDIVICNASFHHYPNPDRVLSEIKRVLKNGGILILGDPTAPFEWYLKILNWGLKWSNSGDFRIYGAKEITALLSKNGFQVSGWKKIKNRAFVINAISEI; encoded by the coding sequence ATGAACAATGAAAAAGTAAAAGAGCTAACTCAAAAACATTTTGATGAAACGGCGGGGGATTACAACACTAGCCATGATGGAAAATTTGTGAAATGTATGTATGATGAAATTTTAGAACGGATTGTTGCTATCAATCCGGAGACCGTTTTGGATTTGGGGTGTGGGAACGGGAATGTTCTAAAAAAAATTATGGATATATCAAATGCAAAACTGTTTGGTCTGGACTTATCTCCTAAAATGATTGAGTCAGCACAAAAAAAATTAGGCGAAAAGGTAACGTTAGAAGTTGGCGATGCGGAAAAACTGCCATATGCTGAAAATCAATTTGATATTGTTATCTGTAATGCCTCGTTTCATCATTATCCCAATCCAGATCGAGTATTATCAGAAATAAAACGGGTTTTAAAAAACGGGGGGATACTTATTTTAGGTGATCCAACGGCACCATTTGAATGGTATCTAAAGATTTTGAATTGGGGATTAAAATGGAGCAATTCAGGCGACTTTCGGATTTATGGAGCAAAAGAAATCACTGCCTTACTGTCAAAAAATGGCTTTCAAGTATCGGGCTGGAAAAAAATTAAGAATCGGGCCTTTGTAATAAATGCCATCAGTGAAATTTAG
- a CDS encoding TetR/AcrR family transcriptional regulator, whose translation MRISKEPEVRKQEMIDTAMKIFAQKGYEATSMTDIAKEMNVVSGLCYRYFKSKNELYETAVKMYAKACSEPMIQILSHEGMTLQEGFERFSRSFIVSDGAEKYHEFFHREGSERFHRHLESEMLKNIMPYMIKYLADLRDRGEIQIDDIENSAKFIMYGQMPIINDEQLSSKEKTDKVIYLIKKVLA comes from the coding sequence ATGAGAATTTCAAAAGAACCAGAAGTACGAAAACAGGAAATGATTGATACAGCGATGAAAATTTTTGCTCAAAAAGGTTATGAAGCGACTTCGATGACGGATATTGCGAAAGAAATGAATGTCGTTTCTGGTCTTTGTTATCGATATTTTAAGTCGAAAAATGAGCTTTATGAAACAGCGGTGAAAATGTATGCCAAAGCATGCAGTGAGCCGATGATACAGATTCTTTCGCACGAAGGGATGACCTTGCAGGAAGGTTTTGAACGTTTTTCTAGGAGCTTTATTGTTTCTGATGGAGCGGAAAAATATCATGAGTTTTTTCATCGAGAAGGGAGTGAGCGGTTTCATCGGCATTTGGAATCAGAGATGCTGAAAAACATCATGCCCTACATGATAAAATATTTAGCGGATCTCAGAGACCGCGGCGAAATTCAGATTGATGACATTGAAAATAGCGCAAAATTTATAATGTATGGACAAATGCCAATTATTAACGATGAGCAATTATCATCGAAGGAGAAAACGGACAAAGTAATTTACCTGATCAAAAAAGTTTTAGCGTAA
- a CDS encoding response regulator transcription factor → MKHILIIEDDIALNNGIALALKDADYCFHQATTLACAKELMLNQKMAMVILDINLPDGSGFEFLEVIRKDSDVPVIILTANDMELDEVRGLNLGADDYITKPFSLMVLRSRIESVFRRSVKQNKNIYIIDDLYLDFEQMFFKVGDRELGLSKTEQKLLFLLVENKDRTVTRGVLVDKIWTNAAEYVDENALSVAISRLRNKIEKDPGTPQYIQTVYGLGYTWGKKT, encoded by the coding sequence ATGAAACATATTTTAATCATTGAAGATGACATAGCGTTAAATAATGGGATTGCATTAGCCTTAAAAGATGCCGATTACTGTTTTCATCAGGCAACAACTTTGGCTTGTGCTAAAGAATTGATGTTAAACCAAAAGATGGCGATGGTTATTCTCGATATTAATCTGCCTGATGGTAGCGGCTTTGAATTTTTGGAAGTGATCAGAAAAGATTCAGATGTTCCGGTGATCATACTGACAGCCAATGATATGGAGTTAGATGAAGTAAGAGGCCTTAATTTGGGGGCCGATGACTATATCACAAAACCGTTTAGTTTGATGGTACTCCGTTCGCGAATTGAGAGTGTTTTTCGGCGGAGTGTCAAACAAAATAAGAATATCTATATTATCGATGATCTTTATCTTGATTTTGAGCAGATGTTTTTTAAAGTAGGTGATCGCGAACTGGGACTGAGTAAAACGGAACAAAAACTCCTGTTTTTATTAGTGGAAAATAAAGATAGAACGGTTACTCGCGGGGTTTTGGTAGATAAAATATGGACGAATGCGGCTGAATATGTGGATGAAAATGCTTTGTCAGTCGCCATTAGCCGCTTGCGTAATAAAATTGAAAAAGATCCCGGAACGCCGCAATACATCCAGACCGTATATGGACTGGGTTATACCTGGGGGAAAAAGACATGA
- the cas4 gene encoding CRISPR-associated protein Cas4, with protein MEKEITGVMVYYYQVCWRKLWYFYHEIQMEQNNDNVQIGKLLDENAYGRDDKHINIDNIINIDFIRTKKVLHEVKKSKKIEAASILQVKYYLYFLMKRGATGISAQIDYPLLKQSVEVSLSDQDVAEIEKILADISKIVKEENPPVLKKLRICKSCAYYDLCYI; from the coding sequence ATGGAAAAAGAAATCACTGGTGTAATGGTTTATTATTATCAGGTCTGTTGGCGGAAACTTTGGTATTTCTATCATGAAATTCAGATGGAACAAAATAATGATAATGTTCAGATTGGAAAACTTTTAGACGAGAATGCGTATGGTCGTGATGACAAACATATTAATATCGACAATATTATTAATATTGATTTTATTCGCACTAAAAAAGTCCTACACGAAGTAAAAAAGAGTAAAAAAATAGAAGCCGCCAGCATATTACAAGTAAAATATTATCTGTATTTTTTGATGAAAAGAGGGGCAACGGGCATTTCGGCACAAATTGACTATCCCCTTTTGAAGCAGAGTGTTGAGGTGTCTTTAAGTGATCAAGATGTTGCCGAGATAGAAAAAATACTGGCGGATATATCAAAAATTGTAAAAGAAGAAAATCCGCCTGTGCTAAAAAAACTGCGTATCTGTAAATCATGTGCTTATTATGATTTGTGTTATATCTGA
- the cas2 gene encoding CRISPR-associated endonuclease Cas2, which yields MYVILVYDICGDEGGQRVLNKTFKICKKYLNHIQNSVFEGEISEPQILNLKYELNKYIRKDIDSVILFKSRNERWLKKEFWANVEDKTDNFL from the coding sequence ATGTATGTTATTCTAGTATATGATATCTGCGGGGACGAAGGCGGTCAGCGGGTATTGAACAAAACATTTAAAATTTGTAAAAAATATTTAAATCATATTCAGAATTCGGTTTTTGAGGGAGAAATCTCAGAGCCTCAGATATTAAATTTAAAGTATGAATTGAATAAATATATTCGAAAGGATATTGATTCAGTAATATTATTTAAAAGTCGTAATGAGCGGTGGCTAAAAAAAGAGTTTTGGGCTAATGTTGAGGACAAAACAGATAATTTTTTATAA
- a CDS encoding LysR family transcriptional regulator, translating into MNLTIRHLKIFITVYDERSMTKAAKKLFMTQPSISQVIKELENYYNVILFERLSHKLYVTKAGEKLYTVARQIINLLDEAKDTLGIADLQKNLAIGVNYTIGSKLVHRYIQKYERLYPGSEISVNVNKAPKLIEMLRNGELDLALIEERDNEADLIQKFFYHDRVVIIANPKHALCQKKYVNPEDIINEHLLLRDRGAGVRNLFELRMKELGLGIKPYWESTSTTALISAAENNFGIAVLPFQLVQEKIDNGSLKEIKIKGMDLDRKLMIAYHKNKFLTSSMLEFVKICHQTEEIKSLQLAK; encoded by the coding sequence ATGAATCTGACGATAAGACATTTAAAAATATTTATCACGGTGTATGATGAACGGAGTATGACAAAAGCGGCTAAAAAATTATTCATGACGCAACCGTCGATCAGCCAGGTAATAAAAGAATTGGAAAACTATTACAATGTCATTCTTTTTGAACGTTTATCCCATAAATTATACGTAACAAAAGCCGGTGAAAAGTTATATACAGTAGCAAGACAAATTATAAATCTTTTGGACGAGGCGAAAGATACGCTTGGGATCGCTGATTTGCAGAAAAACTTGGCAATTGGAGTTAATTATACGATTGGTTCGAAACTCGTTCACCGTTATATTCAAAAATATGAAAGATTATATCCCGGTTCTGAAATTTCAGTGAATGTGAATAAAGCGCCGAAGCTGATCGAAATGCTTCGAAATGGTGAATTGGATTTGGCGCTAATTGAAGAGCGGGATAACGAAGCAGACTTAATTCAAAAATTTTTTTATCACGACCGGGTTGTGATCATCGCTAATCCTAAACATGCTTTATGCCAAAAAAAATACGTCAACCCCGAAGACATCATAAATGAACATCTGTTATTGCGTGATCGTGGAGCGGGAGTCAGAAATCTGTTTGAATTGCGGATGAAAGAACTCGGATTAGGTATTAAGCCGTATTGGGAAAGTACAAGTACAACAGCTTTAATCAGTGCTGCTGAAAATAATTTTGGCATTGCGGTATTGCCGTTTCAACTAGTGCAGGAAAAAATTGATAACGGTTCTTTAAAAGAAATCAAAATAAAAGGGATGGATTTGGACCGAAAACTGATGATTGCTTATCATAAAAACAAGTTTTTAACAAGCAGTATGCTGGAGTTTGTAAAAATATGTCATCAAACAGAAGAAATAAAATCTCTGCAGTTAGCCAAATAA
- a CDS encoding ABC transporter ATP-binding protein, producing MTILQTRNLRKEYGNGDNLVKALDDVNLTIKQGEFVSIVGTSGSGKSTLLHMLGGLDRPSSGKVFVEGNDIFSFKEEPLTIFRRRKIGFVFQSYNLVPVLNVYENVVLPIELDGNTVDDEYIHEIIDILGLASKEENLPSQLSGGQQQRVAIARALAAKPAIILADEPTGNLDSRTSQDVLSLLKMTGERFKQTIVMITHNEEIAQMADRIIRIEDGKVRERGEND from the coding sequence ATGACAATTTTACAGACACGAAATTTGCGAAAGGAATATGGCAACGGTGATAATCTGGTAAAAGCATTGGATGATGTTAATCTCACGATTAAACAAGGCGAATTTGTATCGATAGTAGGAACCAGCGGCAGCGGAAAATCAACCTTGCTACATATGTTGGGCGGTTTGGATCGTCCCAGTTCAGGAAAAGTTTTTGTAGAAGGCAATGATATCTTTTCCTTTAAAGAAGAGCCGCTAACGATTTTCAGACGGCGGAAGATTGGTTTTGTTTTTCAATCCTACAATCTGGTTCCGGTGCTCAACGTTTATGAAAATGTAGTGCTGCCGATCGAATTAGATGGTAATACCGTCGACGACGAGTATATCCATGAAATTATTGATATCCTGGGGCTTGCCTCAAAAGAGGAAAATCTTCCTTCACAGCTTTCTGGCGGACAACAGCAACGGGTTGCCATCGCCCGGGCGCTGGCAGCAAAACCAGCGATTATTCTGGCAGATGAACCCACCGGAAACTTGGATTCACGGACGAGTCAGGATGTCTTGAGTTTGCTCAAAATGACGGGGGAACGCTTTAAACAAACCATTGTGATGATTACGCATAATGAAGAAATCGCGCAGATGGCTGATCGCATTATTCGAATTGAAGACGGTAAGGTCAGGGAGCGTGGCGAGAATGATTAA
- the cas1b gene encoding type I-B CRISPR-associated endonuclease Cas1b, with product MKRDYYFYNDGTIRRKDNTITFINSDEESRNLPIENMGNLYVMSEMSLNTSLINLLSQYGIVVHFFNYYSFYTGSFYPREKLVSGNIIVKQVEHYQDNEKRMGIAQALIDAASYNIYRNLRYYNGRGKDVKMEMADIENLRKNIAGTIGIKELMGYEGNIRKIYYSAWDKIIDQDINFTKRVKNPPDNMINTLISFVNTLVYTKVLGEIYQTQLNPTISYLHEPGTRRFSLSLDIAEIFKPLIADRLIFSLLNRNQITEKSFAKNLNYLHLTKEASKTIVSELDAKLQTTIKHRELDKSVSYQYLIRLECYKMIKHLLGEKEYEAFKIWW from the coding sequence ATGAAACGAGATTATTACTTTTACAATGATGGGACAATACGGCGAAAAGACAACACCATTACCTTTATAAATAGTGATGAAGAATCAAGAAATTTGCCTATCGAAAACATGGGAAATCTTTATGTAATGTCGGAAATGAGTTTAAATACGAGTCTGATTAACTTATTATCGCAATATGGGATCGTTGTCCATTTTTTTAATTATTATAGCTTTTATACGGGAAGTTTTTATCCAAGGGAAAAACTGGTATCCGGAAATATAATTGTTAAACAAGTTGAACATTATCAGGACAATGAAAAAAGAATGGGCATTGCTCAGGCTTTGATTGATGCAGCATCTTATAATATTTACAGAAATCTTCGTTACTATAATGGTCGAGGAAAAGATGTAAAAATGGAGATGGCTGACATTGAAAACTTGCGAAAAAATATCGCCGGTACGATTGGAATCAAGGAATTGATGGGGTATGAGGGAAATATACGAAAAATATATTATTCCGCATGGGACAAGATTATCGATCAGGACATTAATTTTACTAAACGGGTGAAAAATCCCCCGGATAATATGATAAATACATTGATTTCGTTTGTTAATACATTGGTATATACAAAAGTATTAGGCGAAATCTATCAAACTCAACTGAATCCGACGATTAGCTATTTGCATGAACCTGGCACTAGACGGTTTTCATTGAGCTTAGATATTGCAGAAATTTTTAAGCCGCTGATTGCAGATCGGCTTATTTTTTCACTTCTAAACCGTAATCAAATTACTGAAAAGAGTTTTGCCAAAAACTTGAACTATTTGCATTTAACAAAAGAAGCATCAAAAACAATTGTATCGGAATTAGATGCAAAGCTTCAAACAACGATTAAACATCGTGAATTAGACAAATCTGTTTCTTATCAGTATTTAATCCGATTGGAGTGTTATAAAATGATTAAACATCTGCTGGGAGAAAAAGAATATGAAGCGTTTAAAATTTGGTGGTAG
- a CDS encoding sensor histidine kinase — translation MSIFGTRKTLNRLNEMIDDAIAGNFTESNYDESQLSRLESKWMHYLSASKMSMVQTNQERENIKSMVSDISHQTKTPLANILLYTELLNEQVDNQENLKLVEQISMQTQKLDFLIQSLVKMSRLESNIIELNPQKQPVKPLLEQALSEIMPKARQKQMDITVENAEAIQACYDLKWTSEALYNILDNAVKYSEAQTSITIHVKMYELVTCIAVEDQGSGIAPDEKAQIFQRFYRSSGIQQKEGIGIGLYLAREIMQKQKGYIKVTSTPKKGSIFSLYLPT, via the coding sequence ATGAGTATTTTTGGCACCCGAAAAACCTTAAATCGTTTAAATGAGATGATTGATGATGCCATTGCCGGTAATTTTACGGAAAGTAATTATGATGAAAGTCAATTGTCTAGGCTTGAATCGAAATGGATGCATTATTTGAGTGCCTCGAAAATGTCGATGGTACAGACGAACCAGGAACGGGAAAATATAAAAAGTATGGTATCGGATATTTCCCATCAAACCAAAACGCCGTTGGCTAACATTTTATTATATACGGAGTTGCTAAACGAGCAGGTTGACAATCAAGAAAACCTGAAACTTGTTGAACAGATTAGTATGCAAACTCAAAAATTGGATTTTTTAATTCAATCTTTGGTAAAAATGTCACGTTTGGAAAGCAATATCATTGAACTTAACCCTCAAAAACAACCAGTCAAACCGTTGCTTGAACAGGCCTTATCAGAAATTATGCCCAAAGCCAGACAGAAGCAGATGGATATTACGGTTGAAAATGCCGAAGCCATTCAGGCTTGTTATGATTTAAAATGGACATCCGAAGCTCTTTATAATATTCTGGACAATGCGGTGAAATATTCCGAAGCCCAAACTAGTATCACGATACACGTAAAAATGTATGAACTGGTTACGTGCATTGCGGTTGAAGATCAGGGGAGTGGAATTGCTCCAGACGAAAAAGCGCAAATTTTTCAACGCTTTTACCGCAGTTCTGGGATTCAGCAAAAAGAAGGTATTGGAATTGGTCTTTATTTGGCGCGGGAAATTATGCAAAAACAAAAAGGGTATATCAAGGTGACTTCAACCCCCAAAAAAGGGTCGATTTTCTCGCTTTATTTGCCCACATAA
- a CDS encoding ABC transporter permease, with translation MIKVTNKKAIRNLAYKSFKNNKIRNYIAMIAIALTTVLFTTLFTLGMGTVESIQQATKRQAGGDGHAVVKYINDDEFNTIKEHPLIKEIAYDRILCDDIENQEFLKRRAEFWYDDDIGLKLGFIELASGHKPVAENEVIADTKTLQLMGVPLEVGAPLTLTLNIRGETVTRDFVLAGWWESDPVFNVGQIFASRAYVDAHLGELQNTYKEDNSMTGAIQAYIMFDNSLDLENKLATVITESGYSFDENAPNYLASNVNWSYLSTNFEMDAQTWIALIAALLLIVLTGYLIIYNIFQISVIRDIRFYGLLKTIGTTKKQIRVMIRNQALLLSVIGIPVGLIGGFVIGVALVPLVMSNTTYAGSAVSVSPNPWIFAGAALFALITVMISTFKPGKIAGSVSPVEAVNYTDSDKKNSATNKKSKDGAKIHRMARANLGRNKKRTLLVVLSLSLSLVLLNTVFTLSTGIDMNKFLSKFNDADFLIAHADYFQYEYFGNENQTTETFIEAVQTQPGFQQGGRLYGGRDELFTCTDNSVDIINTNEYGDHYAAVYGLEDFPLNRLVVLDGELDYDKLASGKYILEGVQLDDNNNPEFESSHYDVGEVVELHNYKGTSESFEEREYTTQQFTVLAHVAIKYYVNSDCTGWAYSFYLPANIYKTLVTKPAVMSYTYNVADADEATMERFVANYTDTVEPLMNYTSKLTSLASLSEMKMTVVMVGGALSLIIGLIGVLNFINAVVTSIITRRKEFAMLQSIGMTQKQLRNMLCYEGLYLTLGTGIVALFFGSLFSLVVVNFFSGLIWFLGYQFILWPLLSVLPFLLVMGIAIPWIADMATNNQSIVERLRDAD, from the coding sequence ATGATTAAGGTGACCAACAAAAAAGCGATCCGTAATCTTGCCTATAAAAGTTTTAAAAATAATAAGATCCGAAATTATATCGCAATGATTGCGATTGCATTGACTACCGTTTTGTTTACGACCTTGTTTACATTAGGAATGGGAACAGTGGAAAGTATTCAGCAGGCGACGAAACGCCAGGCTGGCGGTGATGGACATGCGGTGGTGAAATACATTAATGATGACGAATTTAATACGATTAAAGAGCATCCATTAATTAAAGAAATTGCCTATGATCGAATTCTTTGCGATGATATCGAGAACCAGGAGTTCCTTAAACGGCGGGCGGAATTTTGGTATGATGATGATATTGGACTCAAACTGGGATTTATCGAACTAGCCTCGGGACATAAACCGGTTGCCGAAAACGAGGTCATCGCTGATACAAAAACCCTTCAACTAATGGGGGTTCCGCTTGAAGTAGGAGCACCACTCACCTTAACCTTAAATATCCGGGGTGAAACCGTAACCCGGGATTTTGTACTGGCAGGTTGGTGGGAAAGTGATCCTGTTTTTAATGTCGGACAGATTTTTGCTTCCCGGGCTTATGTGGACGCACATCTAGGGGAACTTCAAAACACGTATAAAGAGGACAACTCGATGACTGGGGCAATCCAGGCTTATATAATGTTTGATAACAGCCTTGATTTAGAAAACAAGCTGGCAACAGTGATTACCGAAAGTGGTTATTCTTTTGATGAAAACGCCCCGAACTATCTGGCCAGCAATGTCAACTGGTCCTACCTTTCGACGAATTTTGAGATGGATGCCCAAACTTGGATCGCTTTGATTGCCGCCTTATTACTGATTGTTTTAACAGGCTATCTGATTATCTATAATATTTTTCAGATTTCAGTAATCCGTGATATTCGTTTTTATGGTTTGCTAAAAACAATTGGCACCACGAAAAAACAGATCCGTGTCATGATTCGAAATCAGGCATTGCTCTTAAGTGTTATCGGGATTCCCGTTGGTTTGATCGGTGGGTTTGTTATTGGGGTAGCCCTGGTCCCATTGGTGATGAGTAATACGACCTATGCCGGAAGTGCGGTTTCGGTATCACCCAATCCTTGGATTTTTGCAGGAGCAGCTCTTTTTGCACTGATCACGGTGATGATCAGCACCTTTAAACCGGGAAAAATTGCCGGTTCGGTTTCGCCGGTGGAAGCTGTTAATTATACCGATAGTGACAAAAAAAATAGTGCGACAAACAAAAAGTCCAAAGATGGCGCCAAAATTCATCGCATGGCGCGGGCAAATCTCGGCCGCAATAAAAAAAGAACGCTTTTAGTCGTTTTGAGTTTATCGCTTAGTCTCGTTTTGCTTAATACTGTTTTTACGTTATCGACCGGGATTGATATGAATAAGTTTTTATCTAAATTTAACGATGCGGATTTTCTGATTGCTCATGCGGACTATTTTCAATATGAGTATTTTGGCAATGAAAATCAGACAACGGAGACCTTTATTGAAGCGGTGCAAACACAACCGGGTTTTCAACAAGGCGGTCGTCTATATGGTGGTCGGGATGAGCTGTTTACCTGTACCGATAATAGCGTCGATATTATCAACACCAACGAGTATGGCGATCATTATGCGGCGGTTTACGGACTGGAGGATTTTCCGCTGAATCGGTTGGTTGTTCTTGATGGTGAACTGGATTATGATAAATTGGCATCGGGAAAGTATATTCTTGAAGGGGTCCAATTGGATGACAACAATAATCCGGAATTTGAATCAAGTCATTATGATGTTGGCGAGGTGGTGGAACTGCATAATTATAAAGGAACATCCGAGTCGTTTGAGGAGCGGGAGTATACAACGCAACAATTTACCGTGCTGGCCCATGTGGCGATCAAATATTATGTTAATTCTGACTGTACTGGCTGGGCGTATTCCTTTTATCTTCCAGCTAATATTTATAAAACCCTGGTAACCAAACCGGCAGTAATGAGTTATACATATAACGTCGCTGACGCTGATGAAGCAACCATGGAGCGTTTTGTGGCTAACTACACCGACACGGTTGAACCGCTGATGAATTATACATCGAAACTAACTTCATTGGCGTCGCTTTCAGAGATGAAAATGACGGTGGTTATGGTTGGAGGGGCGTTGAGTTTAATTATTGGTCTGATCGGGGTGCTTAATTTTATCAATGCCGTAGTTACCAGTATCATTACCCGAAGAAAAGAATTTGCGATGCTGCAAAGTATTGGGATGACGCAAAAGCAATTGCGAAACATGTTGTGTTATGAAGGGCTTTATTTGACCTTGGGAACCGGGATTGTGGCCTTGTTTTTCGGCAGCTTATTTTCGCTTGTCGTAGTGAACTTTTTTTCCGGCTTGATCTGGTTTTTAGGCTATCAATTTATTTTGTGGCCGTTACTGTCAGTACTTCCTTTTCTATTGGTTATGGGAATTGCCATCCCCTGGATTGCCGATATGGCGACGAATAATCAGAGTATCGTTGAAAGGCTCCGTGATGCGGACTAA